In one Antennarius striatus isolate MH-2024 chromosome 15, ASM4005453v1, whole genome shotgun sequence genomic region, the following are encoded:
- the gsna gene encoding gelsolin a, with translation MAAHHPEFERAGQNPGLQVWRVENFDLVPVPEKLYGGFYSGDAYLILNTIKQRSGNLQYDLHFWLGDSCSQDESGSAAIFTVQMDDFLGGKPIQYREVQGYESKTFLGYFKSGIKYMKGGVASGFKHVVTNEVVVQRVFQVKGRRSVRATEVPVSWDSFNQGDCFILDLGNEIYQWCGSNSNRFEKLKATQVSKGIRDNERSGRSRVHVIDEGCERERMLEVLGPKPDLPVGGTDDLVADASNRKMAKLYKVSDASGGMTIALVAAENPFAQSALESGECFILDHGSDGRIFVWKGKEANMDERKAAMKAANEFIKKMGYPKHTQIQILPEMGETPLFKQFFKNWRDKDQTVGMGIAYIANSIAKIEKVAFDAATLHDSSAMAAQHGMVDDGSGDKTIWRIEGSEKVEVDPSTYGQFYGGDSYIILYSYHHGGRRGHIIYMWQGTDSSRDEIGTCALLTADLDREMGDSPVQVRVVQGKEPAHLMSLFGGQPMVVYKGGTSREGGQSAPAETRLFQVRSNSAGHTRAVEVDAASSQLNSNDAFVLVTPGGNFLWVGTGACDTEKQGAQQLCGILGVSASELSEGGETDQFWNALGGKAPYRTSTRLKDKMDSHPPRLFACSNKTGNFIIEEVPGEITQDDLATDDVMILDTWEQVFVWIGNEALEEEKTKAMESAIRYIETDPANRDIRTPIVQIKQNFEPPTFTGWFLGWDHDYWTSDPLERAMAELAM, from the exons ATGGCAGCGCATCACCCAGAGTTTGAGCGGGCCGGACAGAACCCAGGCCTCCAAGTGTGGAGGGTGGAGAACTTTGACTTGGTGCCGGTTCCGGAGAAACTTTATGGAGGATTTTACAGCGGCGACGCCTACCTCATCCTTAACACCATCAAACAACGCTCTGGCAACCTGCAGTACGACCTCCATTTCTGGCTGG GTGATTCCTGCTCCCAGGATGAGAGCGGCTCAGCGGCCATCTTTACAGTCCAAATGGACGATTTCCTGGGGGGGAAACCCATCCAGTACCGCGAGGTCCAGGGATATGAGTCCAAAACGTTTCTTGGCTATTTCAAATCTGGAATCAAATACATG AAAGGAGGCGTAGCTTCTGGGTTCAAGCACGTCGTCACCAATGAGGTGGTTGTGCAGAGAGTTTTCCAGGTCAAAGGTCGACGATCCGTCCGGGCAACGGAGGTACCGGTCAGCTGGGACAGCTTCAACCAGGGAGACTGCTTCATCCTGGACCTAGGAAAC GAGATCTACCAGTGGTGTGGCTCCAACAGCAACCGCTTCGAGAAGCTAAAGGCTACGCAGGTATCCAAGGGCATCCGTGACAACGAGCGCAGCGGCAGGTCTCGTGTGCACGTCATCGATGAGGGCTGCGAAAGAGAGAGGATGCTGGAG GTGTTGGGACCTAAACCGGATCTGCCCGTCGGAGGCACTGATGATCTCGTAGCTGATGCTTCAAACAGGAAGATGGCAAAGCTCTACAAG GTATCCGACGCCAGCGGAGGCATGACCATCGCTCTCGTGGCTGCAGAAAACCCGTTTGCCCAGAGCGCCCTGGAGTCAGGAGAATGCTTCATTCTGGACCACGGCTCAGATGGAAGGATCTTTGTCTGGAAAG GCAAAGAGGCCAACATGGATGAGCGAAAGGCTGCGATGAAAGCAGCAAATGAGTTCATCAAGAAGATGGGCTATCCCAAACACACTCAGATCCAGATCCTGCCAGAGATGGGCGAAACGCCGCTCTTCAAACAATTCTTCAAAAACTGGCGCGACAAAGATCAGACGGTGGGCATGGGCATCGCCTACATCGCCAACAGCATCGCGAAGATCGAGAAGGTGGCCTTCGATGCTGCCACGCTCCACGACTCCTCCGCCATGGCCGCGCAGCACGGCATGGTGGATGATGGATCCGGGGATAAAACG ATCTGGCGTATTGAGGGGTCCGAAAAGGTGGAAGTGGATCCGTCCACATATGGACAGTTCTATGGAGGAGACAGTTACATCATTCTTTACAGCTACCATCATGGAGGCCGCAGAGGTCACATCATCTACATGTG GCAGGGCACGGACTCCAGTCGGGATGAGATCGGGACGTGCGCGCTCCTCACTGCCGACCTCGATCGAGAGATGGGCGACAGTCCTGTGCAG GTGAGGGTGGTGCAGGGGAAAGAGCCGGCCCATCTGATGAGCCTGTTTGGAGGTCAGCCCATGGTGGTGTACAAGGGGGGAACGTCCAGAGAAGGAGGTCAGTCCGCTCCTGCCGAGACGCGACTCTTCCAGGTGCGCTCCAACTCCGCAGGACACACCAGAGCCGTGGAG GTTGATGCTGCGTCATCCCAGCTGAATTCCAACGATGCTTTTGTTCTGGTGACCCCGGGAGGGAACTTCCTGTGGGTGGGAACAGGCGCCTGTGACACGGAGAAGCAGGGGGCTCAGCAGCTGTGTGGCATCCTGGGGGTGTCGGCGTCTGAGCTGTCTGAGGGAGGAGAGAccg ACCAGTTCTGGAACGCTCTGGGAGGAAAGGCTCCATATCGCACATCCACCCGCCTCAAGGACAAGATGGACAGTCATCCACCGAGACTCTTCGCCTGCTCCAATAAGACTGGAAACTTCATC ATTGAGGAGGTACCTGGGGAGATAACCCAAGATGACCTCgccactgatgatgtcatgatccTGGATACCTGGGAGCAG GTGTTTGTCTGGATTGGAAATGAAGCCCTGGAGGAAGAGAAGACCAAGGCAATGGAGTCTG cgATCCGTTACATAGAGACGGATCCAGCCAACAGAGACATCAGGACGCCCATCGTCCAGATCAAGCAGAACTTTGAGCCGCCCACCTTCACCGGCTGGTTCCTGGGCTGGGACCACGACTACTGGACCAGCGACCCCCTGGAGCGTGCTATGGCTGAGCTGGCCATGTGA
- the ppp2r2ab gene encoding serine/threonine-protein phosphatase 2A 55 kDa regulatory subunit B alpha isoform isoform X2 has product MAGSGGDMQWCFSQVKGAIDDDVAEADIISTVEFNHTGELLATGDKGGRVVIFQQEEENKNQLQFRSEYNVYSTFQSHEPEFDYLKSLEIEEKINKIRWLPQKNAAQFLLSTNDKTIKLWKISERDKRPEGYNLKEEDGRYKDPNSITSLRVPVLMPMDLMVEASPRRVFANAHTYHINSISVNSDNETYLSADDLRINLWHLEITDRSFNIVDIKPANMEELTEVITAAEFHPHQCNTFVYSSSKGTIRLCDMRISALCDRHSKLFEEPEDPSNRSFFSEIISSISDVKFSHNGRYMMTRDYLSVKIWDLNMENRPVETYQVHEYLRSKLCSLYENDCIFDKFECCWNGNDSVVMTGSYNNFFRMFDRGQRRDVTLEASRENSKPMQVLKPRKVCAGGKRKKDEISVDSLDFNKKILHTAWHPQDNIIAVATTNNLYIFQDKVN; this is encoded by the exons ATGGCAG GATCTGGAGGTGACATGCAGTGGTGCTTTTCTCAGGTGAAAGGAGCCATTGACGATGATGTAGCTGAAG CTGACATCATATCCACAGTTGAGTTTAACCACACAGGGGAGCTGCTGGCCACCGGAGACAAGGGTGGGCGTGTAGTCATTTTCCAACAGGAAGAAGAG AACAAGAATCAACTTCAATTCCGAAGCGAGTACAACGTTTATAGCACTTTCCAAAGCCATGAGCCCGAGTTTGACTACTTAAAGAGTTTGGAAATAGAAGAAAAGATCAACAAGATTCGCTGGCTGCCTCAAAAGAATGCTGCCCAGTTTCTATTATCGACTAATG ATAAAACAATTAAGTTATGGAAAATCAGTGAACGAGACAAGAGACCAGAGGGCTATAacctgaaggaggaggatggaCGCTACAAAGACCCCAACTCTATCACGTCCCTGCGG GTACCGGTTTTAATGCCTATGGACCTCATGGTGGAAGCCAGTCCGAGGAGGGTCTTCGCCAACGCCCACACCTACCATATAAACTCCATCTCGGTCAACAGCGACAATGAGACCTACCTGTCTGCAGACGACCTCCGCATCAACCTCTGGCACCTTGAGATCACCGACCGCAGCTTCA ATATTGTGGACATCAAACCGGCCAACATGGAGGAGCTAACAGAGGTGATCACAGCAGCAGAGTTCCATCCACATCAGTGTAACACTTTTGTCTACAGCAGCAGTAAAGGAACCATCCGCCTGTGTGACATGAGGATTTCAGCCCTGTGTGACAGGCACTCTAAAT TGTTTGAAGAGCCAGAAGATCCCAGTAATCGCTCCTTCTTCTCTGAGATCATATCCTCCATCTCAGACGTGAAGTTTAGCCACAATGGGCGTTACATGATGACCAGAGACTACTTGTCTGTGAAGATATGGGATCTGAATATGGAGAACAGGCCAGTGGAAACGTATCAG GTCCATGAGTACCTGAGGAGTAAGCTGTGCTCGCTTTATGAGAATGACTGCATCTTTGACAAATTTGAATGCTGCTGGAATGGAAATGACAG TGTGGTGATGACAGGCTCATACAACAACTTCTTTCGAATGTTTGACCGTGGCCAAAGACGGGATGTGACTTTGGAAGCATCACGAGAAAACAGCAAACCGATGCAGGTCCTGAAGCCCCGTAAAGTGTGTGCTGGTGGCAAACGCAAGAAGGATGAAATCAGTGTGGACAGTTTGGACTTCAATAAGAAGATCCTTCACACAGCGTGGCATCCCCAGGACAACATCATTGCTGTGGCGACAACCAACAATCTCTATATATTCCAGGATAAAGTGAACTAA
- the ppp2r2ab gene encoding serine/threonine-protein phosphatase 2A 55 kDa regulatory subunit B alpha isoform isoform X1, with protein MAGSGGDMQWCFSQVKGAIDDDVAEADIISTVEFNHTGELLATGDKGGRVVIFQQEEEQNKNQLQFRSEYNVYSTFQSHEPEFDYLKSLEIEEKINKIRWLPQKNAAQFLLSTNDKTIKLWKISERDKRPEGYNLKEEDGRYKDPNSITSLRVPVLMPMDLMVEASPRRVFANAHTYHINSISVNSDNETYLSADDLRINLWHLEITDRSFNIVDIKPANMEELTEVITAAEFHPHQCNTFVYSSSKGTIRLCDMRISALCDRHSKLFEEPEDPSNRSFFSEIISSISDVKFSHNGRYMMTRDYLSVKIWDLNMENRPVETYQVHEYLRSKLCSLYENDCIFDKFECCWNGNDSVVMTGSYNNFFRMFDRGQRRDVTLEASRENSKPMQVLKPRKVCAGGKRKKDEISVDSLDFNKKILHTAWHPQDNIIAVATTNNLYIFQDKVN; from the exons ATGGCAG GATCTGGAGGTGACATGCAGTGGTGCTTTTCTCAGGTGAAAGGAGCCATTGACGATGATGTAGCTGAAG CTGACATCATATCCACAGTTGAGTTTAACCACACAGGGGAGCTGCTGGCCACCGGAGACAAGGGTGGGCGTGTAGTCATTTTCCAACAGGAAGAAGAG CAGAACAAGAATCAACTTCAATTCCGAAGCGAGTACAACGTTTATAGCACTTTCCAAAGCCATGAGCCCGAGTTTGACTACTTAAAGAGTTTGGAAATAGAAGAAAAGATCAACAAGATTCGCTGGCTGCCTCAAAAGAATGCTGCCCAGTTTCTATTATCGACTAATG ATAAAACAATTAAGTTATGGAAAATCAGTGAACGAGACAAGAGACCAGAGGGCTATAacctgaaggaggaggatggaCGCTACAAAGACCCCAACTCTATCACGTCCCTGCGG GTACCGGTTTTAATGCCTATGGACCTCATGGTGGAAGCCAGTCCGAGGAGGGTCTTCGCCAACGCCCACACCTACCATATAAACTCCATCTCGGTCAACAGCGACAATGAGACCTACCTGTCTGCAGACGACCTCCGCATCAACCTCTGGCACCTTGAGATCACCGACCGCAGCTTCA ATATTGTGGACATCAAACCGGCCAACATGGAGGAGCTAACAGAGGTGATCACAGCAGCAGAGTTCCATCCACATCAGTGTAACACTTTTGTCTACAGCAGCAGTAAAGGAACCATCCGCCTGTGTGACATGAGGATTTCAGCCCTGTGTGACAGGCACTCTAAAT TGTTTGAAGAGCCAGAAGATCCCAGTAATCGCTCCTTCTTCTCTGAGATCATATCCTCCATCTCAGACGTGAAGTTTAGCCACAATGGGCGTTACATGATGACCAGAGACTACTTGTCTGTGAAGATATGGGATCTGAATATGGAGAACAGGCCAGTGGAAACGTATCAG GTCCATGAGTACCTGAGGAGTAAGCTGTGCTCGCTTTATGAGAATGACTGCATCTTTGACAAATTTGAATGCTGCTGGAATGGAAATGACAG TGTGGTGATGACAGGCTCATACAACAACTTCTTTCGAATGTTTGACCGTGGCCAAAGACGGGATGTGACTTTGGAAGCATCACGAGAAAACAGCAAACCGATGCAGGTCCTGAAGCCCCGTAAAGTGTGTGCTGGTGGCAAACGCAAGAAGGATGAAATCAGTGTGGACAGTTTGGACTTCAATAAGAAGATCCTTCACACAGCGTGGCATCCCCAGGACAACATCATTGCTGTGGCGACAACCAACAATCTCTATATATTCCAGGATAAAGTGAACTAA
- the ppp2r2ab gene encoding serine/threonine-protein phosphatase 2A 55 kDa regulatory subunit B alpha isoform isoform X3, protein MQWCFSQVKGAIDDDVAEADIISTVEFNHTGELLATGDKGGRVVIFQQEEEQNKNQLQFRSEYNVYSTFQSHEPEFDYLKSLEIEEKINKIRWLPQKNAAQFLLSTNDKTIKLWKISERDKRPEGYNLKEEDGRYKDPNSITSLRVPVLMPMDLMVEASPRRVFANAHTYHINSISVNSDNETYLSADDLRINLWHLEITDRSFNIVDIKPANMEELTEVITAAEFHPHQCNTFVYSSSKGTIRLCDMRISALCDRHSKLFEEPEDPSNRSFFSEIISSISDVKFSHNGRYMMTRDYLSVKIWDLNMENRPVETYQVHEYLRSKLCSLYENDCIFDKFECCWNGNDSVVMTGSYNNFFRMFDRGQRRDVTLEASRENSKPMQVLKPRKVCAGGKRKKDEISVDSLDFNKKILHTAWHPQDNIIAVATTNNLYIFQDKVN, encoded by the exons ATGCAGTGGTGCTTTTCTCAGGTGAAAGGAGCCATTGACGATGATGTAGCTGAAG CTGACATCATATCCACAGTTGAGTTTAACCACACAGGGGAGCTGCTGGCCACCGGAGACAAGGGTGGGCGTGTAGTCATTTTCCAACAGGAAGAAGAG CAGAACAAGAATCAACTTCAATTCCGAAGCGAGTACAACGTTTATAGCACTTTCCAAAGCCATGAGCCCGAGTTTGACTACTTAAAGAGTTTGGAAATAGAAGAAAAGATCAACAAGATTCGCTGGCTGCCTCAAAAGAATGCTGCCCAGTTTCTATTATCGACTAATG ATAAAACAATTAAGTTATGGAAAATCAGTGAACGAGACAAGAGACCAGAGGGCTATAacctgaaggaggaggatggaCGCTACAAAGACCCCAACTCTATCACGTCCCTGCGG GTACCGGTTTTAATGCCTATGGACCTCATGGTGGAAGCCAGTCCGAGGAGGGTCTTCGCCAACGCCCACACCTACCATATAAACTCCATCTCGGTCAACAGCGACAATGAGACCTACCTGTCTGCAGACGACCTCCGCATCAACCTCTGGCACCTTGAGATCACCGACCGCAGCTTCA ATATTGTGGACATCAAACCGGCCAACATGGAGGAGCTAACAGAGGTGATCACAGCAGCAGAGTTCCATCCACATCAGTGTAACACTTTTGTCTACAGCAGCAGTAAAGGAACCATCCGCCTGTGTGACATGAGGATTTCAGCCCTGTGTGACAGGCACTCTAAAT TGTTTGAAGAGCCAGAAGATCCCAGTAATCGCTCCTTCTTCTCTGAGATCATATCCTCCATCTCAGACGTGAAGTTTAGCCACAATGGGCGTTACATGATGACCAGAGACTACTTGTCTGTGAAGATATGGGATCTGAATATGGAGAACAGGCCAGTGGAAACGTATCAG GTCCATGAGTACCTGAGGAGTAAGCTGTGCTCGCTTTATGAGAATGACTGCATCTTTGACAAATTTGAATGCTGCTGGAATGGAAATGACAG TGTGGTGATGACAGGCTCATACAACAACTTCTTTCGAATGTTTGACCGTGGCCAAAGACGGGATGTGACTTTGGAAGCATCACGAGAAAACAGCAAACCGATGCAGGTCCTGAAGCCCCGTAAAGTGTGTGCTGGTGGCAAACGCAAGAAGGATGAAATCAGTGTGGACAGTTTGGACTTCAATAAGAAGATCCTTCACACAGCGTGGCATCCCCAGGACAACATCATTGCTGTGGCGACAACCAACAATCTCTATATATTCCAGGATAAAGTGAACTAA